Sequence from the Hemiscyllium ocellatum isolate sHemOce1 chromosome 42, sHemOce1.pat.X.cur, whole genome shotgun sequence genome:
CTTTGTTTTAACTGGAATACATTTGCCTCAAACTGTTATCTTTCTCTAAGGCGGTCTGGATTCCATATCCTAATATCATGTATGAACCTGGTGTCATCAGTCTTCCTCTAGTTAACTTTAACGACTTGACTCTGATGTGGTTAGGCTGGTGATAAGTTCTCCATTGCAGGTGCTATTTAACAGATCCTTCAGGGTTTCGTTCAGATCTTtgttgaagacagaagcaaagtttCCATCCAAGTATCCTTCACTGATCTGTTCAGTCTGAAAAGAGGCGATTACTTCCTGGACCCATTTCAATTCAGCAGATATCTCTTGACTCAGAGATTCAAAATGAGATTTTAGTTCATCATATTTTACACTGACTGTATTCAGCACATTATTCACACCTTTTATTTCATCCTGGAGTTGCTTCTTCTTGGATTCAGCTTTACGATACTCGTATCTGATCTGGGAAAGATCATGCCGgacattttcattttcttcctTGTACCAGGATTCCTTTTCGTTATAAATTGAAATTAATGCATCAATGTCTTCCTGAAGAGAATCATGTGATGAAGTAAGCCCACTGAAGGTCATCTCCATCATAGAGAGGTCCTCGACCACTTTGGCAAATCTTTCAAAGTTCACATAGGTGTTGTTGGGTGGCATGCTCGAGTGGGATTTGATGGTGTATTCTTTCAGACGCTTGGTCTTCAGCTGCCTGCGATGCTGTTTCTTGTTCTCCTTGTTTctctgttcttctttcttttggtgAGACTTCAGTGGGTCAGACAGAAGGGTTTTATATTATTGGTAATTAAAATACACATGGTTTTGTTGCACAGATGTAGCAATAATCTAGATGATGGTAAGTAGTTCCAAGTCCAATTTCAGCACTCCACACATCAAGGCAGTTAGTGGCACTCCATACAAATGCTTCTGTGTTAAAGATTGTGCAGTTGGACACACAATAACATTTCAAACAGCACTCATTACTTACCATAACATGCAAACTGATGGGGTTAGTTTCATGTTCAATACAGATTGAAATTTGGAATTCTAGATGGCTTCCAGACTACAGATGAATTAAATGAATCAGTATACTCAATGAGTATACTATGATTGAAATAAACACAAGAATTGCAAATAAACAGTTCCTCTCAATGCTCCATGATTTATAATGTGATAGATTTGCTGCAGATACAAACTTGGAATTCAATGCCAAATATAAAACAGTATTTGAAACAGTTCCCCATCCCATTACATTGCATGAAAGGCATTAAATAAAATAgcttgaaaaaaaaggaaaacaaatctGAAAAGGTCAGGTTTAAAAGGCATCGGGGAACCAATATTTTATGTCACTACTGAGATGTAAAGATGAAGATCACTGCAATTACTTCAGTGCATGCAAGTTAATGTCCAGGCTGTCAATTCACAACATCACATAGCTGTCAACaggaaatgcaatttaatttgacATGAATGTCAACACTCACCATTATCCATGGGTGCGAAAGAGCATCTGTTATGCTTAGCCTTTTCCTGAATAAAATTAAACAACATTAGAAATGGACGAAtgtaaaattttattttattattaattcagataaaaagTCAGCAAAATACAAAAGAAATTTGTCTATAACCATGAAAGTAATGGTATGGTTAGTTTAGAATGAAGCTTATCAGTCACAAACAGAAAACGAGGAGGGAAGTGGCATGCTGGGATATTTTTGAATTCTCAGACCTTTCCAAAATTTGAACAATTATTTGGTGCTAATTGCATTTTGGAATCTTTCATAACtctcatttcttttaaaaacagtttttAAATTGGAGTTAATATATAGATTAATCCCAACTGCCTTTGAAGACATCTGGATAAGGTCTTGGTAATTTAGGATGGTGTGAAGGAGAACATTTCTTTTACAATCATTAATCCTTGAAGTTATCCCATTCAATTGACACAATTAATGCCTTGTCTCTGAACAACAATGGATCAATAAAATCCTTTTCTTAAAAACTTTACACTATTAACTGAATTTATTTTAGAAAGGATAGAACACTGTATTTTAGTGACATTCCCATGAGGTAGTCTAGCTtcttgaacagaaaaaaaaatcaaagaccaAAGTCTGACACTCGGCTAATCCTTTACACTTTCCTCACCAACAACACATGGGTggcattgtggcacagtggttagcactgctgcctcacagcgccagagacccgggttcaattcccgcctcaggcgactgactgtgtggagtttgcacgttctccccgtgtctacgtgggtttcctccgggtgctccggtttcctcccacagtccaaagatgtgcgggtcagatgaattggccatgctaaattgcccgtagtgttagataaggggtaaatgtagaggtatgggtgggctgcgcttcggcgggtcggtgtggacttgttgggctgaagggcctgtttccacactgtaagtaatctaaacaaatGGTTCTCTCTCTTCCAGTGCTGTGCCTCAAATCCCCTACAAACTACTTGCCCTCACATTAAATTTATGCCTCTGGTCTTAAAGTTATCTGACATGCGATAAGATTCTCACAattcactctgtctatgcctctcataactttgtacacctcaatcagatcaccctcagcctcctctgctccagggaaaacaaacctaGCATTATCCAGACTGTCCTCATAACTGAGCCTTTTCATCCcatgcaacatcctagtgaatctcctctgactcTGTTCCAGTGCAAGCATGTTCTTCTGATAGTTGGCAACCACAATTGCATATTTTGTGACCTAACCAAAGCGTAATTAGatttctttgcttctatattctacaactgaaaatgtattgctggaaaggcgcagcaggtcaggcagcatccaaggagctggagaatcaacatttcgggcatgagccctttttcaggatcCTATATTCTACAACCTGGCTAACTTCactacctgtgctgacactttcaaggatctatggacttggacaccaaggtccctttgttcctcagtactcccaagGGACCTACCATCCATTGTGTATCCCCTTCCCTTATTAGACTTCCAAAATACATCCCCTCACACTTGTCAGGATTAAATTCTGTCATTGCACTGCCCAAATTACCAGTTGATTAATATCAGCCTGTAGCTTCAGACCattctcctcactatcaacaacaccaccaatttttgtgtcatctaaaGACCTCTTGATTCACACAAATCTATAACGTACATAACAAGCAGCAAAAGACAGACATTCAAGGGACAGGCACAAGTCTTTGGGACAGACAATGTATGGATTTATTATATCAACTGCAATGCTGTATTCCATGTAGTCACTTGACATTGGCACATTAGTGAGTAGGCCAGCAATCAAAGAAACATATACAACTGTGCTTCAGTAATATATAATCTAGACCCACCCAAGCTGTGTGAATCAATGTTTCACAATGCTTACGAAAATAtggctggctgggctagcatttattgttcaaACCTAATTGTCCTTGAGTAAATAGTGGcaaactgctttcttgaactgctgcaatccatttggtgtagtGTTGTTTAggatttccaagattttgacccagtgacactgaaggaacagcaatatattttcaagcatgatttggagatgaacttgcagatggtggtatttccctgttcctgctgcctttgtccttctaaatggaagtggtcatgggattggaaggtgctgttgaaggagccttggtgagttaatGCAGTGGATTTTATAGGTGGTgtatactgctgccactgtgcatcggTGGGAGAGGGAGTGAACATTGTAGATAATGAATCGGATGCCAATCaagctgtttttccctggatggTGACACATTCCCCTCAGTGTTGTTTTAGAATATGAACATACCTTAGAAAGTCAGGAAGTAAATTACTTGCTGCTGAATTCCTTGTCATTGATCTGCTCTTGTCTCCACTTTATTTATATtgaccagtttagtttctggtcaacagtaaacCCTCTGATGTTGATCGTGATTAAGTGATGGTGATGTTAATGAACTTTGAGGGGTGATGGCTAGATTCtcacttgttggagatagtcaccTCCTGCCATTTGTGTGggcgaatgttacttaccacttgtcaacTTAAATCTACTTGGCTTCAAATTAGTACAGACtgtttcattatctgaggaaCTGCAAGTATGATCGTTGGTGCTTGCACAATGAACATTTCCACTCCTCAACTGGtatatgatagagggaaggtaatcgatgaagcagctgaatatggTTGGCCTAGGGCACTGCCTGAGGAGCTCCAGAGGTGTCCTGCAGCTAAAATGTCCGACTtccagcaaccacaaccatcttccaatgtgtcAAGTATGACTCCAGCCAGTAAAGAGATtccccccaattcccattgacttcagttttactcaggctccttgatgtcacagtcagtcaaatgctgccataacatcaagggcagtcactctcacctcacagcACTTCTTgagttcaactcttttgtccatgcttgaaccaaaGTGGAACTGATCAGCTCTGGAAGAACCTAAATTGGGTGTTcataagcaggttattgctaagcaagtgctgcttgatagcaccatTGAGGACTCCTTCAACACATTACTGGTGGTCAGGAGTAGACTGATGGACAACCTCCCCTGTGCATATGGAGACTAATTGAACAAAGTTGCACCATAACCTGTTCTTTACTTAAAAATAGTACTAATTTTTTTATACCAAATTGTTCAGAATTCTGAACACAAAACTCATTTCTGCATATTTTGGCTTTCCCAGCTAATAATTTCTGTGTTCCTGACCTTGTGGAGTGGCCATGATACACCTGGACTAAATGATTTTATCAATGGACACTAATTACAAAAGATCCTGCATCTTGTCAATCCTATTCTCTTAACATTCACTACCAATTGATCCAAGTGTAATTCCTCACCTAGTATCTTTCACCAGAAGCTTTTTAATGAAGTCCTTAGCCAGTTCACTGGTGTGGCTGAAAAATTCTTCATCAAAGTCATAATTCATTGCAGAGATGTTGGCAAGGGTTTCTTGTTTCGTGTCACCAAGGAAAGGGGAAGCACCACTTAACCTGTTCGATAGGTGACAAATCAAATTCACGGGTTAAAAACCAGAAAGGTGACATTCACCTCAAACTGCTAACAATGTCAGTATTTGTAAATAATTTGTGACATACTCACAGTATGTAGGTAATGACTCCTATGCTCCTACAAAAATAAAATGTCAAACTGAGGCTGCACAATATTCAAAGCACCATAAATAACATGCCAGAAATATATTTAACAttaacaacaacttacatttatatagcacttttaaaGTTGTGAAATATTTAACAGTTGTTAAGA
This genomic interval carries:
- the dapk2b gene encoding death-associated protein kinase 3 isoform X2 — its product is MEKVQCLSTFSLQGAAKHFSGQFAIVKKCCEKSSGVEYAAKFIKKRQVRASRRGVRREEIEREVNILQQIQHSNIITLHDVYENKTDVVLILELVSGGELFDFLAQKESLSEEEATAFIKQILDGVNYLHSKNIAHFDLKPENIMLLDKVPVPHIKLIDFGLAHTIEDGVEFKNIFGTPEFVAPEIVNYEPLGLPADMWSIGVITYILLSGASPFLGDTKQETLANISAMNYDFDEEFFSHTSELAKDFIKKLLVKDTRKRLSITDALSHPWIMSHQKKEEQRNKENKKQHRRQLKTKRLKEYTIKSHSSMPPNNTYVNFERFAKVVEDLSMMEMTFSGLTSSHDSLQEDIDALISIYNEKESWYKEENENVRHDLSQIRYEYRKAESKKKQLQDEIKGVNNVLNTVSVKYDELKSHFESLSQEISAELKWVQEVIASFQTEQISEGYLDGNFASVFNKDLNETLKDLLNSTCNGELITSLTTSESSR
- the dapk2b gene encoding death-associated protein kinase 2 isoform X1, with protein sequence MKTSGMASFKQQRVEDFYEVGEELGSGQFAIVKKCCEKSSGVEYAAKFIKKRQVRASRRGVRREEIEREVNILQQIQHSNIITLHDVYENKTDVVLILELVSGGELFDFLAQKESLSEEEATAFIKQILDGVNYLHSKNIAHFDLKPENIMLLDKVPVPHIKLIDFGLAHTIEDGVEFKNIFGTPEFVAPEIVNYEPLGLPADMWSIGVITYILLSGASPFLGDTKQETLANISAMNYDFDEEFFSHTSELAKDFIKKLLVKDTRKRLSITDALSHPWIMSHQKKEEQRNKENKKQHRRQLKTKRLKEYTIKSHSSMPPNNTYVNFERFAKVVEDLSMMEMTFSGLTSSHDSLQEDIDALISIYNEKESWYKEENENVRHDLSQIRYEYRKAESKKKQLQDEIKGVNNVLNTVSVKYDELKSHFESLSQEISAELKWVQEVIASFQTEQISEGYLDGNFASVFNKDLNETLKDLLNSTCNGELITSLTTSESSR